Part of the Gigantopelta aegis isolate Gae_Host chromosome 15, Gae_host_genome, whole genome shotgun sequence genome is shown below.
aattaacaattggtcacatttcggctgacaacactgactagtcaaatcattacccaacaaaactcctatgttttcaacaggcaagtccttcacaacacccataacgactggtcccgtcacaaacttcgaacacaagaaaaccttatgtaaccggacaaccattttttctccagtaaccgagctTAAAGCCAACTtatgtcctgtatctgaattttcaataccagctaaacacttttgcgttatcagactctgactacacccggtatctctatagattgatattgccttaggacacaactcttgtttcacatcacaaaccataccagtggacacatacgggtttactttctctgccatgggactaaccattaactctctcgctaacggagctgacctcactaaaccgaccacttgcgcattatcgcgtttccttttaaaacagtccccgataagatggttatcctttttacagtaactgcaatgtggacgaaaagttcgtgcattggctgataatgcaggtctatccttactttgcccaccaggtgcattccttgcctgactagctgaccaactagatgactctccccgatagttacttttccggggaaaaacctggctgaaatttcttcttatcaccctgttgtatagagctaccctgtactgcctgagccttgtgtattaacacgtagtcatctgccactatgcctgcctcctctatctttttgacatcacgatcctctaaatgaatacgtaagctaactggtaatccatttttaatgtcctgtaagatcaacagctcccgtaactcggtatatgactctacctgatgagacaccacccatttatcaaacatccctgccttcttagccacaaactcactataagactgaccctgcgtttttctcaactcgctataccgtaaacgataatcctcaggtcgtaattcatacgccctcaacactgccgccttaactaggtcgtactgacttgctcgctcatcactcattgaattataagctacactagccttccccttaaacttagacacggctaacaatgtccacttagactgcggccaatttagctgcttagcggcccgttcaaacagttgaaagaacatatctacctcctggtcatcaaatacaggcactgatctataagcctccgacatgttaaaaccatttcctgcctcacgtctaacttcttcagtattcaactttaactcatgttccacttttaattttgctaactggaattctctatccctatctctctctctctctctctctctctctctctctctctctctctctctctctctctctctctctctctctctctctctctctctctctctatcttctctctatctctctcttccctatctctctctatcgtctctctctctctctctatctaatgcacgttcttctctttcgtactcaagttttttaaaagctaattgttgttccacacttaactcatttatctctatctctggaacaatctcactgtcttccataacaggactatcaccaaaaacttcctggataataattgtccttatatctcctaaggttttagctgatgttaaatcaatttctcgctcacccgcgatttcaactaactcggccttacgtgctcgcttaatctccactacactgagcgtaggcctatccagcaaattcttatccatgtttagatatgacgcacttaatattaattaattttctagtgaacaacgtgctacttctggttatttgtaaaaataatttataaagcccccatttacaaacaatacttttttaaaatatgcatgtcccgtttcagatccgggacgagcgccccaattttctactcctgtcacggggattctataatacccgtaactgaataaaacacgattgtccaaatatctctcctaactgtatatctattagatctctctgtaacaggcggtatatacccgctgtggctcgtctctaggtatgatcagagataagaaaacaacaacaaaaacacaatacactttggaatctgtattaacctacgctgacacatgtacagccgtagtagttaattaataacaacaataataacaacccagaactgatcacttaattagttaacctctaggtgtctaggttacacaatatgcgaatcacttcaccgtgacacaacacccacacgtgtgataattgagaaacgcttccaggggaacttaattaataaaggaattacagctctattcctaacgggttaatttttaattaaccctaactactccttcagtaaccttgtaacacagaattaatactggtacctatcacaataaagacaataacctacagtttacctaggtcttctaggatgactggctaagctttatattatcAAATACTCGtctaatgttagaacaaaaagtctacgatttacttcgtcagatgaccgaagacactgtctaaagaatattggtataatacagtattaaaatatttaaagtaacatcaatcacatcaaggttatacaacagagcagaaaaaaaaatatttaccaaagtccaacggactacgttccctgggagccgtcctttttcgttctcctcataactctaaaactctagctatttattataaatcgaaatatcgcctgggggtaaatcgcggcaccgaatcttatcatctgatatttccatcgcgaccaagcggtatttttttcctcagatcgtcagacttaatgtcggcagttcgctagagattccacggtcgcgcagaggtattacgtaactactggccacatggcctccacacctggctgggtgtgtattagacgaccgtcgcgcagaagaattacgtaacaagttgcccacctgggctacgtgcaatgaaactgcacacggccctctaacacaattaatatcgccacaggcgaaaacaaattaagagcatgtaccgtcacaaaattaatatgtgtaaatatatgttttatgtttgaTATGTTTCAGCTTGATGCCCGTATGAGACAGAGATACCCCGAGATGGCGCCACCAGAGACCGAGACACAGTAAGAGGGTGACGACGATGTATAGAGTACGGCCGGTGAGACCGAGACACAGACCGAGACACAGGCAGAGGGTGACGACGAGATAGAGAGTACTGCTGATGAAACCGAGACACAGGCAGAGGGTGACGACGAGGTAGAGAGTACTGCTGGTGAGGCCGAGACACAGGCAGAGGGTGACGACGAGGTAGAGAGTACTGCTGGTGAGACCGAGACACAGGCAGAGGGTGACGACGAGGTAGAGAGTACTGCTGGTGAGACCGAGACACAGGCAGAGGGTGACGACGAGGTAGAGAGTACTGTTGGTGAGGCCGAAACCTCTCCCACCGCCTCGCCCTCCACCACCGCCACCGGCACCGCCGCTCAGAGGAAGACGAGAAAGAAGTGAAAGTCAGGGGAGTCCTCATACGTGCAGGAACTGCAGGAGGCCCTAAAGTGGTCTGCAGAGCTCCAGGCGCAGGTGACCACGCGGATGGCCGGTGGTTCCGATagctgcagcagcagcagagAGAGACACCAGTGGGGCGCATGGATGTCGTCGTCCATGCAGCCAATTCCCGACAGTCTCTAGCCATGGTGGATTcaaattaactttatttattattttcttttctttctttcttttttttcctctaCCTATCTTTCCTCTATCTTTCCTCTACCTTTCCTATACCTTTCTTTGCATTTTGTTGCTATTGtacacagtacagtacagtacagtgtaCAGTACATTACAGTACAGAATTTATTTCAGAATTATCGCAATTAGttcgttttcaaaatattaaaattgtagatgttacaatattttaataaatgtttttctttgtacAGCTTCATGCAAGACAGTATGCACATGATGACTGACTACAAGGCCAGAAGTCAAGTCCTGCGGGAGAGgtgcacatttatttattttgtatttgcttttttttttagttctatGCATTTTTCCTTTATTGTCCACAGTACAGCGTACatgacagtacagtacagtacagtacagtacagtacatacattGTAGTATGAATTTGTATGAAAATGTGCTTAATTTAACaacatattgtatttgtattctgtTATGTAATTTGAGTTTGGAGGGCCGAGCCAGGTTCAGCAGAGTGTGGGGTAACTTGCTCGGTACAGCGGCCCCTCTGAGCCCCCACCGTCAACCCCGAACATGTTGTGGGCATGCTCACCAGACCCGCCCGCCCCTCATCAGTGGTCTGGAGCAGGGCGCCCAGTGCCATTCTTGAggcaccaccaccatcaccagcaCAACGACCCTGTATGATTATGTCAGCCCCGGTCACACAGCCACCGGTCTGACTGCCACAGGCCACCATGCCAGAGATGACGCGGTCACAGTCTGCTCCGCCTGTCACCTCACTGTATGCGCCTGAGTTGAATACTGTGGTGGACACACTCCCCAGCATCGGTGACAAGTCGAGACTGTGCCACAGACTGTGCCATAGACTGTGTCAGACTGTGCTATGCCAGGGACTGTGTCACTttagtaattttatttgtataacatTGTGTTCttgtataaaatgtaattaagtGTACACTGTACTGGGGTgctatattaaacatgttttattgtaataaatgtttgtattccaggtgaccccccccccccccccccccccacccacaagAAATGTTGTACTTAGTCCGAGTCACACCACAAAGTGAGACCATGCGGTCCTGCCATGTCACACTGCCTGCTGGTGAGGAGAAGTAGTGCTTCAGGAAGAGGCGCTGCTCGTTGGCCGCCCTGGTGTTGACGTTGCCGCCCCTCACTTGTTGCATGTCATCCAAGTTCGCCCCCTGTCGCCAGGCACCCGGGATGacctgtttgttgttgtcctggTCAAAGAGGCCATTCTGCTCGTGTGGGTAGCGGACCCTCATGACGCTGTGCAGGCAGGTGCAAGCGAGGACGATGGACTCGACCGTGCTGGGGTTGTGCTTCAGCGTGGTGAGTGAGCAGACAGCCGAAACGGTTTGCCAGTATACTAAATGCATTCTCCACCACTCTCCTGGCTCGCGACAGTCGATAGTTGAAGATTCTCTCTTCATGGTCCATGTGCCGCCTTGAGAAAGGTTTCATCAGCCAGGTTCTGAGGGCGAATGCTTCGTCACCAATCATGTAGTATGGGGTGTCCCTGTCATCATGTGGTCTGGTTGTGGCCAGCTGATGCGGTCGGGGACGATGTGGTCTCTGAGGTCACAGTCATTCCAGATCTGCACATCTGAACAGGAGCCAGGGGAGCCGACGTTGACCCACATGAACTTGTAGTCAGCGTCGACCAGAGCCATAAGAACAATGGAGTTGTACCTCTTGTAGTTGAAGTACATGAATTCGcccttcttttgttttcttatggCCACGTGCCTCTCGTCCAGTGCGCCGACAGCATGTGGAAACTACCACCTGATGTTGAACAGTTCTGCTGCACCTCGCCACTCGTCTGAGGCAGTGGGGATGTTGAAGACCTCTTTAGAGTACTCTGCTACGATGACCATGCAGCCTTGTTTGACCATGTAGGAGATGGTGTTGTGGGCTAATCTGAAGGAGTACATCAGCAAGTTGTAGCTGTCACTAGTGGCGAGGTGCCGGGGAGTGACCGCAACTCTCAGACCAGGCGGTAGCGCCTTCTGGAACCAGGTGTCCTTCTTCTTTATTCTTGAGGTCAGCCTGTCCACCGGCTCCTGGAAGAGGAGAGGATCAACTCTGAGATAGTTCTTGAAGGCGGCCACATCCTCCCTCCTCTATGAGTTGGTGGTACTGGCCGAATTGTTCACGACGCAGGAGCCAGTCCCTGCAGAACATGGTGCGCGGGGCCCTctctcttcttgttcttctcTCATCTTCCCTCTGGAGCAGCAGCATGTTTTGCTAGGGCAGCATTCGCCATTTGGAGATCCATGGTAGAGGTTCAACACTTAGGCTAAGCACGAACACATGATTTGAGGTCCTAGATGACGTTGTTCCACGTTTGCTCACGTTGTAGCCACGATCTGCCACGTTTCGCAACAGTAGCTAAACGTGGCGGAAAAAACGTGACACTCTGAACGGGCCATAAATGTGACTCTTTCATAACTGTCTATATTAGTTttcttaataattttagaattttaaattgatgtttatcattatattatacCTTTGGTTGACACACAACAGCTGATGTGGGTTGTTTACATGCTGGGGGTGTAGTAAAACATTCACGTATTCATTAATTCATGCCTTGTCATGATTACATGCAGAGAGCAGGGTGGTGTCAGTTTTGATAATTCAGCGAGAACTTGTTCCCCATCTGTGACACGTTGCTTTCCCTTTACAGCAAATGCATAAATGAGTATTTTTGACGGGAAATCTAAGAATTCAGTCGATattcaaaacaaagaaaataattcTTCCAGTTTTATTCGCATGTGTTCAGTTCTAAATTTGGCACTTGTTATACTTTTAGTGAATTAGTTATGTGGGTGTCACATACTATGTTCACTTCATAACCAGGACACTAGGGCATGTTCCCCAATCACAACAATTTCAATCACCCAACCCaacttatatacatacatgtttgCTGCCCATAACAAGTGTCATAGACAGTATAGGTGCCACTCACAAATATATTATGGCTATGCCAAAGACCATGTCTGTATGTAGGGCATATTCTTCAAACGTTTTGGCAGTGCAGTGCCTGGCATCAACATCTGAACTCGTACAATGCCTGGACTATTTCTACTCCATAGAGAATAAAAGATCAGGACACAATACTGTGAGTGCAATTCTGCTTCTAAAGGcgattaatatttacaaacacatacaaGTACAGaaagaagatcccttgctgctaatggaaagattaatatttacaaacacatacaaGTACAGaaagaagatcccttgctgctaatggaaagattTCGCAGGTTTCCattgaagactacgagtcaaaattaccaaatgtcgatgattaataaaccaatgtgctccagtggtgtcgttaaataaatcaaactttaacttttaacttaaaATTCATCATTGTGCCTTTAGAACCATTTCATATACATATGTTGACCTAATTGGACCCTATTTGGCCTCAATTTGACCACATTTTGACCTCTAGGTTGCATTTTCAACATGCAACCATATTAATTTTGAAGAGAAACGTGTAAGCTATCAAGTTATATCAGTTGTTTGCTTTTAACAAATAGGTTTATCAAAACCATTTTTAAAGGCCTTTTCTGGAATTCGCCTCCTTACTACTTTCAATTAGCTTATATTAGATTTTAGCCTACATACCCTCAGCGATGTTATTATCCACGCTCATATATAAGGACAGACTCGATATTATTAACATTTGGTTAGGGCTGACTATGTAACACGTGTGTTTTTGTCATACATTGTCATTGTAATATTGATTAAGAATAAAGGTAGGGCCAACAAGAAATGAAACTGTAGACGAGGAAGTTAAAATATCGATATGTATACGCACACTAGTATTCTGGCCGTAAGAGAGCAATACGGATATTTTGACAATACCACGGCATtggctataccagtcgtggtgcactggttggaacgagatctagcccaacggggatcgatcctagaccgattgtgcatcaagcgagcgctttacagcGTTCCCTCATGCAAAAAGTACTTTGCTCACATTTTGTtagtactaaaaaaaaaagaaaaaaaaaagccgcCGTCTAATGAGGAACAAAATAGCCACGACTggaattgattgattgaatgaatgaatgaatgaatgttgaacgacaccccagaacgaaaaatacatcggctgttgggtgtcaaaccgaCTGGAATTGGAatattcagggccgtaccctgatcaaaatcctaggggatggggcactactttttataaacaaatgaaacactatacaaaataaaccctgagatgtgtatggagtaaaaaaaaaaagaaagaaaaaaaaaagaggtgagCTTCTCAGAGGGGCAACTGCGATTTGGGCATATCGACCatatatgattatttcattgcggctggccgcTTGCGATTTGGGCATATCCACCATATCTACCATAAACGAtgatttcattgcggctggccgcTCGCGATTTGGGCGTAtccaccatatacgattatttcattgcggctggccaTATCCACCATATctaccatatacgattatttcattgtggcTGGCCGCTTGCGATTTGGCCATATCCACCATATCTACCATAAACGAtgatttcattgcggctggccaCAGCGTTTTGCAGACTaacgcatccagtctagacgctctcgtTGATGATTTGCTAGCCTAATCGCACACACGCGCCGCaaccagtctatatgagcctgtAAAGTGCACATTGTCGCAAAAGTAAACCCTGTCACGGACAGAACTCTCTGACGGaggtgcccacgacaggcgtgcttgaacagttatgTGATGGAAGCATGGCAAAAGTTACCCACACCCATAAAAGTAAACGAGTCTGACTTACCAGCTACATAATCGGCACGCCAATCAGAGCAATCACAATCAGAGCACAGCTGAGAAGTCAGAGACCGAGTCCggggtggacgtgcctgaacccttgtggatatgggcatgttaatTGAGTTCCCGATTGCCGAGAGCTGCCACAAGTGacagaaatgaaaaatgtgCAAATCATCAGTGGTAACGATATTATATTGCTCTTTCTTCGGTGGGTGTGGAGAgaattcaaccaatcaaaacaaaagACACTGAATGTGGTTAACCGCGACCAATCAAAAGAGTTGTCCCGATTCGTAGTTAACCGGGACCAGTGAGATTACTGATAGGATGTGCTAAGTTAGGAAACAGTCACGTGGTTTAACTACGTAGAGAGGGTGCCTATGGTAAACTcgtgtcacatataatttgcagTCCCCTGGATTTGCACTCCCAAGTCAAGattatacgtagaataagcaCCCCctagtgcatattatacatgtaatatatactcCCCCAGTgtatgttatatgtataatatgcactccctctgaataatatgcactcccccagtctatattacTCGTAGGTTATAAGATTTTTTAAGCACtcatataatatttgttttagtgtttatATGGCCAGTGCACTTTGTAAAAGTTGATATAAACCTCAGTGGCGAATCTAGATGGATATATGTACCAGGGGCGGACCCAAGGAGGCCATAAcgttcctggatccgcccttgccaatttgcaaaataaaaataataactcatcATGTGTGGTGATCGGATGGATCTCAGAATATCTTCACCCACCCCTTGCTTCCCATACTTCCGATTAATATGACAGTAATTATGTGGAGATAACATTGCAAAGCTTGGTCTTAAACAGATTCATATTTTAGAACCAGAAAATcattacttcagacccaccAGTTAAGTGTCACCTTGTATGCCCATCATCATTCCTGCATTCTGTGTTAATATCAGGGATCCGATATTCACaaccattgtttgttttaaaacatttataatattttaagaaaaggATGTCGTAGACAATCTGAAAGACAAAGGAAGACAAGTGACCTTACAAACGATTTTCCGTTCAAAATGGAAAATTATTATACTTAACAAAACAGAAgaataataatcaaataaagGTAACTTAATATTGGTGCATGCTAGAAACATATATGAATATCAGCATATAAAtcaataatatacacatgtcATAGATGTATACTATAGCTGTAAGTAACGATACTAACGTaatgtcggaaatagaataaaactgattttcgtcgattatgtctttcatattaaactgacaagtaaatattttgtaaatatatatttaatgatactctacctaatttagcatttagtTGTTTGGGTTGTCATTGATGCACAAGGTGGTGTTTATTCTTGAAATTAGAAGAcatatgtcagtaaacaggtgatttgtgcccTTTATTGGAAAAGACTATAAaaccttctctttttttttctctttttttttagtttattgccccagaaatatgttataatagtgtcagggttggggccctggtTTCACTACCTTACAGAGTACATAGCaaacaatatactaatatataaaaaaggagCAGTGacaaaagtggaaataaaaagaagattgaaaagagaaaacttaaaatgaagttatagatatacatgtacttccaaACTGGCGTCATACTTAAAATTATACACGTAACAAAAGTATTAAGTGTCTCAGTGTGGCCTTCTAGAACTTTTAACCATGGTCCCCAATTGTCGTCGAATTCTGTATGTAAAcagtttttgtaatatatgtatttttctatttgtaacttatctttaataaaattgttgataccagtttcatttagtgtaccttttttgtaattttgatttatatatgtaatattttacgttaacaattaaccagtttacaaatatatgtttactatttataattccaaataagaCTGTGTTCCTATTCAACTGGGTATAATCACCTTTTTGTAATAACCATTTTTCTATAATACTCCAGAGTTCAACGACTTTAGGACAGTCATACAATAGATGCTGCAGTGTTTCTGGTTCATGTGAACAAAAGTTACACATACTAGAATcaataagttttattttatgtaaaaaggtatttgttggtataattttatgtaaaatctGGTACTGAAACCACAACAGCGTCGGGTCTTTCAAAGAGCAAAATGGTAAACTATAATATTTCGTCCATAATGAAGAGGAAAAATCACACCCTTCTGCtgaatatttcatttgtgaTGTAGGAACTATAGATGATTTATTTAGTAATTTGTAAAAGATTTTACTTCCCAATTGGTCTTTtagaaagaatttaattttcgaTGGAAATATTGGATTTTTGCCTAAATTGAATGTTtggttatttatatttattatattacgcATAAAGGATTTGACAGGCGTTAATAACGAGGTATATTCTAAAACATTTGACCTTATGTTATATTTAGctttgaaataaaacaatttaatcgacatgttttaatttcattgctgttgcaatatgtgaaGAACCGTCTCTGACGATgttttacccctatccctctccaaaacaaaatatttgtagacatttctaagtaacttttgagccaaactgtcaagaaccattctgagtgtgtgatctattatacctgtaataaaggtgctatgtacatgtattaaaggtgctatctccaagttgcataatcacagctattgcaaatattttttataaaaattaaattttgctttaaactttaaagactacaccttcaactatatgcctataaatgattctaacaacataattttatctactagtagaaaatacatttttttattggacaatctttatcacaaacagatgctcacatataactatgatatagcacctttaagtggttgcaagactgtgtaaatttctaatgtacttatattgaatttatattcactaaatatgctgatcataattaataatttatgctgcaattcaaaatattcagttaacttgcagttttaaattaaaactttgttcacgggtaaatgaaattgacatatgtcaatcaaaatgtgttatagtctgttccaataaagtacacaaatcacctgtttaccgacatctttcgtttaatttcaagagtaaacatcaccttgtacatcaattggagcccaaacaagtaaatgctaaattaggtagagtatcattaaatagatatttacaaaatatttacttgtcagaaAAACATAATcaacgaaaatcagttttattctatttccaacactactttttttaatcatgtatacaatttacatttataacGTACACATTCATGATTATCTCGATTCACAAGGGGCGAAccatagcccagtggcaaagcgctcgcctgatgtgcactcgctccaggatcgatcctcgcCGGCAGGCCCAattggctatttttcgttctagctagtgcaccacgactggtttattaaatgtcatggtatgtgctatcatgtctgggatggtgcatataacaaaaatatctaCGTAAGGACAAATTTAGCGGTTTTGCTAAatctaagactctatgtcaaaattaccaaatgttcaacATCCTATATTCGAtcattaatacatcagtgtgctctagtagtgttagtgtgtttttaaattgcacaagAATAGGAGCAGTGAGTTGATGTTATACAATTTATTACGTTCAGCGCGTGctaataaatatatcattattatacacataacctggaACTCACATTaattgttaaacatctattagtattaaattTATACGCCatgttcattactatacatatcatCTACACTACCAATTcgttattatacacataatctaaactccacattcattaatctaactacacataatctaaactactcagttaattatattattatataattcgttcattattatacacataacctacatTACGTATTAATTACTATAGATATCATCTACGCTACCCATCCATTAGTATACGCATaatctatacacacacacacacacacacattcattactatacgcataatctacacacacacacacacacacacacacacacacgcatacgcacCCACACTCACACGTAATCTACACTctacattcattaatatatactctgtcaaaaaagaaacgtataggcgaaatattcatggaattatctttttaatacaaagtggcataatttcgttatttatgatcgtatcacaataaaatataacatgagtatgtgacaatgttcttgctatggactgacagCAGTGGCGGCGTTTTCGTTACCAAACAGCGttgcacgagggcgctgaaatcagtaccgtgtgtggccaccagcagcagcaatcactgcgcgacatctctttggcatagactgaatgaatCTCTGAATCCGGgtacgtggaatcctagcctattcttcctgcagtgcatgtgacagatgcagaagcgtctgaggctccgggtcacgctggcatacacgtctgtccagttcgtcccatagattctcaaatgggttgagatctggcgatcttgatgaccatggcagcacattaatgttctcattctataggaaatccattgttacacgtgccgtatgtgGTCTGGCATAGTTCTgcgaaagagttctctctgtcgatccaaactgggaagcatgtgacggcgaagaatttcatcccggtagcgtacagctgtaaggttgccttgtacgaacacaagtttaATTCTGccggctccccacatcatgacactccctccaccgaatctgtaaTCTTgcgcgacgcagttgttggcaaaacgttcattgcggcgtctgtaaacacgttgtcgtccatcacgttgctgtagaaggaaacgtgactcgtcgctaaACCATACGCGCCGCCAGTTTCGctagttccacccctgtacattcgtgcaccagcgaacacgtaaatgcagatgttgacgtcgcaggacggggccaacatacggtctcctagcccgtaaaccagcttttCGAATTCTGTTCCGAATTGTTTtggcagacacccttctcaaaccaggtatgcgtccagcagtgttcgttgctgtggcagttcggtgacgcaagtgcagaacgcggacgtagcgatcttgtgctgcagttgttatgcgaggtcttccacttctgggccggtcttcagctgattgaaactgctggtacctgtccagGAGACtcgtaactcgtctacgtcgaaatggaaatgaggcatcattgcgaccattgtag
Proteins encoded:
- the LOC121390308 gene encoding uncharacterized protein LOC121390308, yielding MKSSFMEPVDRLTSRIKKKDTWFQKALPPGLRVAVTPRHLATSDSYNLLMYSFRLAHNTISYMVKQGCMVIVAEYSKEVFNIPTASDEWRGAAELFNIRWYNSIVLMALVDADYKFMWVNVGSPGSCSDVQIWNDCDLRDHIVPDRISWPQPDHMMTGTPHTT